Below is a window of Salvia splendens isolate huo1 unplaced genomic scaffold, SspV2 ctg1109, whole genome shotgun sequence DNA.
CTCTTCAAGGAGGGGCGTGTGAGGTGAATGTGGCCGTCTTCACTGCCTTGATTGACACATCTGCGAAGAATGGGAGCTTGGATAAGGTGAGGGAGGTCTCGTTGCAGATGAGGAGATGCAGGGGGAAGGTCTCATTGCAGATGCGGTTACCTGTGGTGTGATTGTGAATGGCTTGGGCAGGAATGGGAGGTTGAGGCGATTGAGTGGTTCGAGTAGAGCCTCAGTGAATGGCATTTTGTATTATACTCTAGCCTCATCGATTGTCTTGGGAAGGCGGGGCGTGTGAAGGAGGCTGTTTGAGGAGATGGCCAGGAGTGGCTTCCCCTGTGACGCCTACAGTTACAACTCTGCTCATAGATGCTTTGGCAAAGAAAGGGAAGGTGTATGAGGCGGTTGTGCTTGTGAGGATGGTTGAGAGAGGGTGAGATCCGACCGTATACACTTTCACCATATCTTGATCGATGGCTTGTTTAAGCTACGTAGGAATGAGAAGATAAGGATTTAAGGGTGTAGGAGGCGATGGTCGAGAAGTAGATCATGCCCTCTGCCGCCTCATTTAGGAACCTAGCAACGGGGCTATTCGGGGAAGGTGGTGAGGGCGTGCGAGGTCATGGACGAGCTGGccccttagagcatctccaatagcactggacgtcaaatagccgtcaaatagccttcacactgccacatcatcagcactacaattctcctgccacatcagcttgccacatcaactggacatcaaatagccctcacatagccttcacactacctatccacatcactaataacaattatataatttaatttacactcgtatcaacatacggaatttaatttacgagacaaatacgggaaattcgaataatactaataaaatttagaaagtacattaattttaaaaaaaagtacaataatttaaaaaaagtacaaaaattaaaaagtacaattaaaaaagtacaatatttctatatggaaacataaaacattcaaaaatgtctctataaaagagagacaacctagaatgatttttgtcccacatcgaatgtgaaacataaaacattcaaagatgtctctataaaagagagacaacctagaatgatttttgtcccacatcgaatgtgaaatataaaacattcaagtatgtctctataaaagagagacaacctagaatgatttttgtcccacatcgaatgtgaaacgtaaaacattcaaggatgtctctataaaagagagacaacctagaatgatttttgtcccacatcgaatgtgaaacataaaacattcaaggatgtctctataaaagagagacaacctagaatgatttttgtcccacatcgaatgtgaaacataaaacattcaaggatgtctctataaaagagagactacctagagtggtttttgtcccacatcgaatgtggaacataaaacattcaaggatgtctctataaaagagagactacctagagtggtttttgtcccacatcgaatgtggaacataaaacattcaaggatgtctctataaaagagagacaacctagaatggtttcataattcgcaagcccattaaatatatatgggatattacgaatttcttgtataaatttatttgtaaaaattgtttttaaatattaaaagcaattttaataaataaatagtatttttaagttttttttttaaatttgaatttttaaaattcgaattaataaaaaaaatttaaatccgacgccggtttggcgccgatccgggacgcacaatggcgcccgtgaggatcggcgtcggaaccggcgtcagcgcgggaatcggcatggcgacgccgatttcgccgacgccggttccaatggttcggcgtcaaaccggcgtcggcgaaaaatcggcgtcgcggtggtgacgccggttattggagatgctcttaggctTCAATTCAATGGAAGAAACACTTCTTTCTTAgcttttctttgttgaaaataaaactaTGAACATAACATAGATGTAGTCTACAAATCATCCAATTAAGGCAAAATGTTACACATAAATTTGAACATTGCACATATCATCATATTAATTTCAACATTCTACATATCATTCCATACTaatctttatttcatttctttgtCATATATCACACACGCTACCCAAGCATTAATCAAAATCagtaaaatgtaaataaaacaCTAGATTATAAGATATGATGAGCTTGAGAATTGGGGATGTAAACATGATGACAATCATTCATCATCATTCAACACACAGCAATGTCCACACAGCTCTTTCTCCCCAACCTCATCTATCGACTCCAAGCTCCGCCACCCGCCCCCACTATTGGATGTGTCGAAAACATGAACCTCGGATCTCAGGAGCGAACCCTCCCCAGGCATGCTATACCCGGTGAGGAAGTAGAGGTGGTTTCTGAGGGGAGCCATGGTAATGTAGCATCTCCCCGTGGCAGTCGTCCCCTCAGCGGTGTAGGTAGGGGACATGCAATTGAAATGGGAGCGATGGACCACATTCCAAATGCTTTCTTTCTCGTCGTACGACTCTATGTGACCTTTCCACGGCTGGAGGCAGTCGCCGGAGCTGAAGAGCTTGTCATTCACCACAACGATCTGTCGTGGCGGGACGTCTAGGGCCCACATTCGAGCTACGTAGATCCACTTATCCCTCTCTGCATCGTAGACCTCGGCAGAGCTACGGGCAGTCTGGTCGAGGGGGCCGAAGTTCTCTCCGCCGACGAAACCTCCAACTACGAGGATTCTTCCTTTCCACGTCACGCCCACGCATTTGTACCTATCAGATGGGTCAAATTTCGTAGAACGGATCATCCACCTCGGGGAATTCGTCTctaaaatcacaaactttgaccgatatttggtattttatcataaatttaaagttgTTCGCAAAAATCATTAACTTATGATTTGTAATGAATTTTACATGAagtcaatttttttcttttttttttctaaagaaACCAGGGTAAGCATGAAGTCAGTTTTTTTCTCAACTCATAAAAAATTCACCACAAGAAATAAGTTTATACTAATTAATTGCAACCCTAAAAAATAACTATACAAAATAGGCATAGGATATGTTACTCTTTCTATTTGAGATATATAGCCATAGACATTGCACTAATATCATTGGCGGTCcccattttaaaatataaccaAATAATATTGGACattgatataattatataatattgatggaagaaCTTTTATACACTTTTTAAGACTTTTTGAACCAAAATACATTCTTACTatttatttaagtttttttCATGAGATAGAGAACAACACTTTGGCTGAAGATTCATTCATTTCTGTTGTATTTCTCCAAGAGAACTCATCAAAGTACATGACAAATAATTGTTTGTCGTGACACATATTTGAACTGAAATGAACCCAAGTGATAGTTCTCTCACATTAAAAATATAGATAAAAGAAGggtattttatattaatgtcCTGTTTAATGATGTTTTTAAATAATAGGCACATTAGTGCAATGTGCAATAACTAAAAATCTCcaattttctttataaattaaattcaataaagCAATAAACGAATACCTCATTCTACTCATATTTGCAAGCGATCTCCATCGATCCGACGCCGGATCATAAACTTCCGACGAAGATATTCCCCTCGCCCGCCCCGGCGAGCTCTGGCCGCCGGCCACATATATTCCCCCGCCGCAAACGGTGCACGCGAAGCTAAATCTCGCTTCGGACATCTCCGCACACATCTCCCACCGATCCGCTGCCACATCATACCGCCGCACCGTCGACATAGCCCTCGGCCGGAATTCCCCATCCACGGAGGCCGCGGAGCCCACCTCGGCCGGCCGCCGGCAGAGGCAGCCGCCCAATACATAAATATGGGGGCCGAATGCCACCATGGAAAAGTCCTTCAAGACTAAACCCTCGGCCGAGGCCGGGATCGAGGTGACGCAGTGCCACGTGTTGGTGGCGGGCGTGTAGCAATCGATGAACGTGGTGGCGTCGCCCTCGGGGGCGTTGCGGTCGCAGAACGGGACGAAGATTCGGTGGGAGGCGGCGGAGCTGCGGTGGAGGAGCGGAGAGAGAGAGCCCATGATGGGCGGTTTGGTTGTAGGGTGGTTTTTTGAAGTGGTTTTTGGGGAAGATTTTTGGGAGTTTGTGAGTTAGTTCATATAGAAAAGAGTTTTTTGTTTGGATTCAACATATTTTTAATGTGGTGATGATATAAACAAGGCTATAGTTGATTCCTATGTTTTTTCTTGTATAATTAGCCTAGTTTTAACCATTTCAATGAATAAATTTTGatggttttattttattaatgttttTTGTGAATATATGACAATTATTTGTCGATGTAAAAGAGATGCTACTTCATGAATTTAGTTTACTAACATGTCAATGGCAAATACTAATATGGATAAAGAAACGATTGATGATGCAAAGCCTGCAATATAAGGTTTTATTTAGGGATAAAAGCCACCAACTTTGgacgaaatatgatatttttcgAAATTTTTACACGTTGCCTGTAAAATCATAACTTAATTTTGAACGAACGTTTAAATGTCAAATAAGTTTATGTATATAGTTAAACGTATTTGTGAACTTATTTGACATTTCCACGTTAAGATCGGAAAAAACGCCGTGGAAAATCGGCACATAaaccaaaattaaatatttcaccGATCACATTTAAAAGTTGCGGCTAATATTAGGATTCCGCCAAAGGTAGATGATATTTTCagctaaatatttttatttatttacagtATTTTCGTGGCTACATATTCTAGCCAATCGTCTAAAACATGGTTTATgtaataaataatgaaatattcaATGGAAATGATAAAACATTTGCCTATTCTGTGGagtattttgaaataaaaatacacatttgcatatttaaaaaaaaggtatTTAATCAGGCCGATCCTTACGCCCAGTTAGAATGGCTCGACCCATTTGGTGGTTTTCTTGACCCAAAATTATAATGGTTAAAAAATCAAAGCCAATTCTGAATTACTTGCTCTAATTATATTAATCGAcacctcaaattttttttaaaaaagcaaAAATATCGCATCCTTAGTAGACGACACAAAAATAATCATATTATACATTGATAGAGCAAACTATatatgaaatgtaataaataagTTGATATTATCATGTTTTTTTATGTAAAGGTTAAGCAATGAAAGAACAACCATATTCATAACTTTTCAATAATGGTAATTTTCCATTACTTTGGAGGAAAATCTATAATGTTTAAGAGATATAAATGTATACACACCAATTGAAATAATAGAAAATCACCCCCCTTAGCTATCATGGTCAGTGAACTAAGCGATTCCATTATTAATAATTGTTAGTAGGAATCTATATATAGTTTCATTCTAAATTAATTGGTGCTAAAATGAATGGTTCATGAGATTTATACATTGTGagataatattaaatttatttatttttatattaatcaaCACCCTCACTCAAATTCTTTAAGATGGATTTTGgaggatttaaattttttctaATTGATTGGATCACTCTATGGCTCAAACATATTGTTGGGTCAATATTTTTTTCTGTTTCAATTCAAATATATTGTTGAGCAATGATAGAAATTCGTAGTATGTTCCATCAAAACTAATTGGTTGTAATTTATATAGTTATTCCAGTTCTCTATTTACATCctattatatttattctttctttcGTTAGCcaacaataatttataaataacttGATTATTTTGGTGATTAAtctatttaaaatagaaaacccATAAATAATACTACAGCCTACAGAGACGTCACTAATTCGTCATTGCTTGGACAACTCTAtttcaaattattattatttaattattatttaattaataattacgtAATCACCTTACTAATCACATAACTACTCTACTAAACTTGAATGAAAGCACACGAGAGATTTCGCCTCGGTTGATTATTACTATTTAATTACTTATTACGCAATCATTCTTACTAATCACATAACTGTTCTACTAAACTAGAAAACGCACGATAGATTTTGCCTcgtttaattattatttaattacttATTACGTACTGACGTACACATTTTTACCAATTATTACTATTCTGAAATAATTTGACCTAGACACATTTCAAAATGTGTCTAAAATTCCTAACTAATTTtcaaatatacaaatataactTGAGCTAGCCGCTCATTTTAAAATCCCACCCCGTtcaaatattacaaaataactttaaattatagaaatttaagggaaattgattagaaaaatgGTGAACTTTCACAAAAACTTGGTATTTACCACGACCTTTAAAAGTGGTATTAAAAATTATCAACTTTTCAAATCGGTGGGATTTCCCACACTAAAATTTTCAGAATAAATTTTGCCTACGTAGAATGCCAAAAAACCTATATATAATAGCCGGAGCTACATTTCATCTTCTAGGGAAGATGAAACTGTGACGCCCCGGAATTTCGTTCCTTTCTTTTGAGATAAATCGGATTTATTAGCTAAATTAATTTTCGTTTAAGTGACGTGTGATCGTAGAATTTAAGTTGTAATCCCGACTTTCGAATTTATAAATGCTCGATCTTGGAGAATAAGGAATAAGGAATCGTTAATGCaaaggaaaagagaataaattagtACAATACTTTAAGAAGAGGATTTACATATCTTGGAGAGATTAATGGAAAAGGGCTACACAACAGAAAAGAACTACACAATACCATTGATATGTGTGAGATTTTGCTTACACATTTGTTCATGTTAAAATACAAAAGTGGAAGCTACAACTTAGCATTTCAAAGATGCCAAACTACAATATTTGGATACTAACCAAATAGAATAACTAAATCTAAGTGTGGGGAATAAAAATCCTCCTCTTTCCCTCATCCCCATCCTTCTCGATTTTCGGCCTCCACAAAGCTCCAAGGGTGACAACTTGGTACCCTACAAGTGAAACACCAAAAAAGGATTAGAAGGTTCTCACATAAAAAGTTAGGGAATGGAAGCTTTACAAAAATAGTAATGAGAGCAATCAACATGTCATCATACTGCCAAGTCCAAAGAATGGATAGAAGACCAAGATGTTCCAAATTTCCAAACAAAGGAGTAGAGGCAAATAGTGATTGGAACATGAGCTCATAGTACGCCCCAATAGGGAAGAATCCTATAGGAACTTTTGCATACACACGGCCATGAGATCAGCCACATCCAAGGCAAAAAGGACAGCCATAGAAACTGCCATAAATTACACAAAAAAGGGCATAGATAGTCTACTTACAAAGCTCAACAGGGAGTAAGCTAGCAGCCCCAAAATAGGAGGCTGTCCCCAAGTTTTCAGACACAAGAGGCGAAAGTTGAGGCCTATATAAACTGTCTCCCCACCTCCCTTTTCCTCCACCACTTTGGCACCCCAAATTTCACAAACATAAGGATTTCAGCGAGGAGTAGAGAGGAGGGCCTGGAGAGGCAGCGGCAACGCAGAGGAACAGCCGCATAAACCAAGGATTCACCAAGTGAGGTAAACCCCCTCAACACCCTATTACTCCTTGCATTATGTAGATCAATCACAGCACTTAGCCAAGAACTTAGAGCTCAATAAGATTTTTACAACAATAGCTTGAGCAAGTAATACATAGGCTTAGCCTCAACATCCATTCTGCCCAGAACCACAACAAAGATGTTGCTTCCATGATAGTCAAGAACATAGAGTTATGAAAACATGACCACATAAGAGAACCGTAGAGCTAACATCAAGAATCATGAAATGTAGCAAGAATAAAGAGGAGTGTGCTTTAAATCTCACATCACAACTGTAACGACCTGCAAAAACGATAGTATTAGAAACggtattattagcttgattatctatataagtgacttttatgcgattaaatcctAGCCACGATAGATTGTCGTTATTGTTTGTTTGACGTTAGGGAAGTGAATAGAAAACGTGAATATATTACatctatatgaatataataaatttaaataaaagaataagatcccaaaatctaaatttttaatgtccgatacatccaacaaaagtcccacgaaaatttaatttaatacatccttcattgtaaataaaatttggtacttcaacgcggacggccacgaacttgaaccgaATATACCTATACCAATTAAAtaaacaagtaaataaatattcaaataattacttaaataattatttaattataaaaaaaaatggaggTAAATCTTGAAAGGATAAGTGAATCAATAGCCACTTGCCAAAAGGATAAGCttaaaaatacatatatatctTAGCCTTATCTTTTCAAGGCTCGTCActttaaagaaaaaaatcttCACATTTTGAAATCCCTAAGTTGAGAGACACTGCAACATCAGTTCTCCTCCCTCTCTCGCcgattcttcttcttcctcatctcgTCGCCATCCTGACGAGAGTCAATCGTCGTGCTCACGCTCTCCTCCGGCGAACCCGCGCCCGGAGCGAGCTCTTTCCCTACTAACTTCTTATTTCcactgatggggtacgaactaaacaagcccaacagcagtgacggcccatcagcccaaagcccaaggaagagtatgagttcggcattaccaaagagttcggaggagttcggcattaccaaagagttcggcctcagcctacagctcggtaaaagccaaccaatcaagctctgctctcaggtcggcatcaagctctactctcagatcggcaaccaaagcagttcggtctcagtattcgaccgaacaaggagttagtggacccatgcaggatttccacaacttccaacacacccactaccacgtggcgtcaactcaggccacgatcttaggccatgacctacacgacatccacgacttagggtggtgatgcaagccacgatcttagttcaatatataaataggacttagatctgatagagaggggttagaatctctctagagaaataaccatatagcaagtctgtgttgtaagctgtaattcgcagatcaagcaatacaaacctgcccccgtttctccccgtggacgtagatttacctcagtaaatcgaaccacgtaaaattctctgtgtcgtaatttatttttacgagcattcatcatcatcgaaaattcgccgattcatcactggcgccgatTCATCACGTAGATTtattttcaggattcaacggccggattttactgtcgcatttaatgcagtcacatgcaaggcacgtcccctgacgtcagcctcccccgtacctttatccagaatgccgaagtgactcgcttcgccgaagtgattcacttcgtctttcggggggggtagtgatggggtacgaactaaacaagcccaacagcagtgacggcccatcagcccaaagcccaaggaagagtatgagttcggcattaccaaagagttcggaggagttcggcattaccaaagagttcggcctcagcctacagctcggtaaaagccaaccaatcaagctctgctctcaggtcggcatcaagctctactctcagatcggcaaccaaagcagttcggtctcagtattcgaccgaacaaggagttagtggacccatgcaggatttccacaacttccaacacacccactaccacgtggcgtcaactcaggccacgatcttaggccatgacctacacgacatccacgacttagggtggtgatgcaagccacgatcttagttcaatatataaataggacttagatctgatagagaggggttagaatctctctagagaaataatcatatagcaagtctgtgttgtaagctgtaattcgcagatcaagcaatacaaacctgcccccgtttctccccgtggacgtagatttacctcagtaaatcgaaccacgtaaaattctctgtgtcgtaatttatttttacgagcattcatcatcatcgaaaattcgccgattcatcatcCACGATTCTCAATTCGAAGAATTCAGAGGCGGCGTCCTTTTTCTCTGGCGGATTCGCCACCATCTCGTCGGAAATCCGGGTCCCGTCGGTGCGTGTTTCTCCTCTAGCGAATTCGCTCCCTCCGGAGTCCTCGCACCTCCGATCGCCAGACGGCAGACCCGCCGTCTCTCAGGCGAGGCGGCCACGCCTAGCGGCTCGTGCCGTTCTTCTCCGCCCGGCGTTAGCCCTGTCGTTCCCTCGGTGTCACCCCGCTGCTGCTCCGCCCTTGGTCCCCGTCGAACCGCGACTCCCTCTTCTACTCCGTCGGTAGTCGCCACGCAAGTTAAGTCCTCTTCCCTCTTTCCCCGTTCGTTTCCTTGTTAACAGTTACGGCAGTGTTTGGTAATTAGGAACTTGTCTAGTTGTGATTCAGTTTAAATCTTGCCCCTTGGTTGTTATGGTGAAAAGAGCAGTAACTATGTGACATAGGGATTCTTGGTGTTGAGCTTGATTGTGATCTACTGTGGTTAAAGAGGCTAAACCTATGTGATAAAGTTCATGTTGTTGTGGTATCTCATCATGTTCTATGCTCGGTTATCTACTGTTCTATCGTGATAGAGTGTAATGAGGTTGGGGGAGAAGATGACTTAgcctaaatatatatattcttgggttttttttaattgggccatgcaaatataaaaaaaaatcaaatcaagccCAACTACCCCTAATTAAATTAGAGCTACAATACATAGGGAATATGAGGCCCATTTTGAAATTTAATGACTGGGCTTAAATTAAATGGCTTTTAAATGGAGGGAAGCCCAATTTCGAAATTTACTTATATTTTGGGCAAAAAGAAATAGAAGAGGGTCTTCATCTAGTAGAAAATAATATCTTTTGAAAgccaaattaatattaaattttagcctaagttttaaaataagatttcattaatgtttactttaattattttttttatttatgattcttccattattgtAACTAGCGAAAATAAttgagttttaaatttattttagagtTTTGGTTAAGAGTAAAATTTTCAAAGTAAAAAGATACGTAGATCCAATTTAGTCGAAGCCCGAAAATAGTGGATGAAGACACATCAAATAATATATGAGTTTAAGAAATTTCTTAAAGACAAGTGAAATAAGAAAATGAGATTTATTATgaggcatgcattctaatttaagtagaTTTGTCCTTGAGTCTAATTAAGTGTATTATTATGAAGTTTTCAAAAAGGTTACCTTCGcgagtaaagtcggaacgaaagattcaagttgAGGAAACTAAatgatcaaggtgagctttcttatactaaaatacaaatcgtattttatgaaaacacgaacacatgttcatgattttaatgatgttgtcttgccacaAATGTTTTgttatgatgcctatctgttggctacggccaagtgaattatgaatgatgaaatatgtgaatcgattcgatttttagtccgggtagggtggtgtccctacttggaacctctggccgtgaacggcagagaaggtgaccgtggaaggtggccaccttccaggcacaaggatacctctgacgtGTTGGGCAGGGAAGGTGACCGTATGAGAACATCATCTCagcggcacaatgtgatcagatatggctaaagtACAGGAaaaggggttgcaacccaatgtgatatttttaataagc
It encodes the following:
- the LOC121788654 gene encoding F-box/kelch-repeat protein At1g16250-like, whose protein sequence is MGSLSPLLHRSSAASHRIFVPFCDRNAPEGDATTFIDCYTPATNTWHCVTSIPASAEGLVLKDFSMVAFGPHIYVLGGCLCRRPAEVGSAASVDGEFRPRAMSTVRRYDVAADRWEMCAEMSEARFSFACTVCGGGIYVAGGQSSPGRARGISSSEVYDPASDRWRSLANMSRMRYKCVGVTWKGRILVVGGFVGGENFGPLDQTARSSAEVYDAERDKWIYVARMWALDVPPRQIVVVNDKLFSSGDCLQPWKGHIESYDEKESIWNVVHRSHFNCMSPTYTAEGTTATGRCYITMAPLRNHLYFLTGYSMPGEGSLLRSEVHVFDTSNSGGGWRSLESIDEVGEKELCGHCCVLNDDE